The DNA window CGTCCATCGTGCCGGTCTTGCTCATCAGGCTATGGTGGACGGCGATGGCCACTTCGCCGCTGATGATCAGCGGCGTCTGCAGCAGCAGGTCGAGCGTGCGGTTGATCGCGCCTTCCGACGAATTCTCGACGGGCACCACGCCGAATTCGGCGGTGCCGGCCTCGGTGGCGCGGAACACTTCATCGATGGAAGCGCATGGCATGCCTTCGACCGCGTGGCCGAACTGCTGGTACACGGCCTGTTCGCTGAACGTGCCGGCCGGGCCGAGATACGCAACGGTCACGCGCTTCTCCAATGCCCGGCAGGCCGACATGATCTCGCGGAAGATCGTCTGCGCTTCCGTGTCGCCCATCGGGCCCGGGTTGCGCTCGGCCACGCCGCGCAGCACCTGCGCCTCGCGCTCGGGGCGGAATACCGGCGCGTTGGTTTCGGCTTTCACGTGCCCCACTTCCTGCGCGACCTTGGCGCGCTGGTTCAGCAGGGACAGGATCTGCGCGTCGATCGCATCGATCTGGTCGCGCAGGGGTTTCAGTTTGTCTGTCATGGTGTGCTTGTGATGTGGTTTGCGTGGCGCAGCGGCGCATGTCTGGCCATCGGCGCTTGCCTGGTGTCTGACACCTTTTCCGGGGCTTCTTCCGGAAAAGGTGTCAGACACCGGTTTTCTTCAAGCGCTGCCGACTCCGGATGAGAAAACCGGTGTCAGACACTATTTTCTGGATGAAGCGCCCAGAAAATAGTGTCTGACACCTGGCCCAGCCTATCGCTTTGCAAACTCGTTCAAATAATCGACCAGCGCCTGTACGCCTTCGATCGGCATCGCATTGTAGATCGATGCGCGCAATCCACCGACGGACTTGTGGCCCTTCAGTTGCAGCAGCCCGCGCGCCTTGGCGCCGGCCAGGAATGCTTCATATTGCGATTCGTCGCGCAGATAGAACGGTACGTTCATCCGCGAACGGTAGGGGGGCGCGACACGGTTCTGATAGAAGTCGTCCGCGTCCAGTGCCGCGTACAGCAGCCTGGCTTTTTCGATATTGCGTTGTTCCATCGCCGCCACGCCGCCGTTCTTCTTCAGCCACTGGAACACGAGGCCGGCGATGTAGATGCCGTATGTGGGCGGCGTGTTGTACATGGATTCGTTGACGGCCACGTTCCTGAAATCGAACGCGGACGGGCACAGCGGCAGCGCATGGCCGATCAGGTCGTCGCGCACGATGACGACGGTCACCCCGGCCGGGCCGATGTTCTTTTGCGCGCCGCCGAAGATCAGGCCGTATTTCGATACGTCGACCTGGCGCGACAGGATATGCGACGACATGTCGGCCACGATCGGCACGCCGGCCGGCACGGTGGGCGCAAAGTCGATTTCCACGCCGTCGATCGTTTCGTTGGTGCACAGGTGCAGGTAGGCCGCGTCGGGCGTCAGCTGCCATTCGGCTTGCGGTGGCACCGTCGTGTAGCCGCTGGCCTCGGCGGATGCCGCCACGTTGACTTTGGCGTAGCGCGCCGCTTCCTTGATCGACTTGCCCGACCAGGAGCCCGTGTGGACGAAATCGATGACGGGATCGGCCTTCCGGCCCACCAGGTTCATGGGAATCACGGCGTTCTGCGACAGGCCGCCACCCTGCATGAACAGGATGCGGTAGTTGTCCGGCACGGCCAGCAGGTCGCGCAGGTCTTGCTCGGCGGCGCGGTAGATCGAGATGAACTCGGGGCCGCGGTGGCTCATTTCCATCACGGACATGCCGCTGCCGTGCCAGTCCAGCATTTCATCGGCGGCCTGCTGCAGCACTTCCTTCGGCAATACGGCCGGGCCGGCCGAGAAGTTGTAGATCGTGCTCACGTCGCTTATTTCCCCTGGCCCTGTTCCTGTTTCAGTTCCTGCATCAGCTTCTGCATGCGCGGCATGATGATCTGCTGGCCAACCTGCATGCCTTCGTTCATCAGTTGCGGCATCAGGCGCAGCGTCTTGGCGCCCACCGGCGTCTTGTAGAAAGCGGCCAGCTGGCGCATCTCGTCGGCCGTGTAGTGGCGCGCATAGATCGGCACCATCGCCTCGAGCATCTCGTCGACCAGCGTCGGGTCGCTGTACGTGCGGCTGATCGCGGCGGCGATCTTCGGCACGCTCTGCTCCACTTCCGCCATTTTCTTCGCGCGCTGCTCGTCGCTCAGGTTCGGATCGGCACGCACGGCGCCCTCGGCACCGGCCTTGATCGCGGACGGCAGCGAAGCCGTCATCTGCTTGAACGACTCGATCATCACGCTCTTGTAGTCCATCGCGGCCAGCAGTTCGCGCACGGCGGCGGCGGCGGCCGGGTCGACGGCGGCGGCGGCCGTGGTGGCGGCTGGCTGCGCAGCGGCGGTCTGGGCCAGCGCGGGTGCGCTGCTAACGGCAGTGACGGCGGCAAACGACATCAACAGGGCTGCGGCGATTTTCTTCATATGCTTATGCACTTTTCGTTGGCTTGAAAAACCGCGGGCCCGTTCGATCGCTCGGACGGGCCCGCGGGCTGGATTACTCGGCTGGAGAATCGTCTTCCGGCGCGTTGTCGGGTGCATTGTCGTCCGATTCCGGCGCAGGATCGGCCACGGCCACGGTACCGGCCGTGGTATCGGCCAACGGATCGACAAGATCGACCTCGTCCGCATCCGCCTCGACGATGCGCTGCAGGCCGGACAGGTGCGTGCCATCCTCGACGGCGATCAGCGTGACGCCCTGGGTGGCGCGGCCCATCTCGCGGATCTCCGATACGCGGGTGCGGATCAGCACACCGCCCGTGGTGATCAGCATGATCTCGTCGCTCGGCTCGACCAGCGTGGCGGCGACGACCTTGCCGTTACGCTCGGACGTCTGGATCGCGATCATGCCCTTCGTGCCGCGGCCATGGCGCGTGTACTCGGTGATCGGCGTGCGCTTGCCGAAGCCGTTCTCGGTGGCCGTCAGCACGGTCTGCTGTTCGTTCTCGGCCACCAGCAGCGCGATCACGTTCTGGCCTTCATCCAGGTTCATGCCACGCACACCGCGCGCCGTGCGGCCCATCGGGCGCACGTCGTTCTCGTCGAAGCGCACGGCCTTGCCGGCGTCCGAGAACAGCATCACGTCGTGCTTGCCGTCGGTGAGCGCGGCGCCGATCAGGAAGTCGCCCTCGTCCAGGTCGACGGCGATGATGCCGGCCTTGCGCGGGTTCGAGAAGTCGCGCAGCGGCGTCTTCTTCACGGTGCCCAGGCTGGTCGACATGAACACGTAGTGATCTTCCGGGAACGTGCGGTTCTCGCCCGACAGCGGCAGCACCACGGTGATCTTTTCATTGTCCTGCAGCGGGAACATGTTCACGATCGGCCGGCCGCGCGAATTGCGCGAACCCTGCGGCACTTCCCACACCTTCAGCCAGTACATGCGGCCGCGGTTGCTGAAGCACAGGATGTAGTCGTGCGTGTTGGCGATGAACAGCTGGTCGATCCAGTCCTCGTCCTTCGTGGCCATGGCCTGCTTGCCGCGGCCGCCGCGCTTCTGCGCACGGTACTCGGAGATCGGCTGGGCCTTCATGTAGCCCAGGTGCGACAGCGTGACCACCATGTCCTGCGGCGTGATCAGGTCTTCGGTGCCCAGGTCGGTGGCGTTGTGCTCGATCGTGGAACGGCGCACGTCCTTGGCGCCGTATTCGGTCACGGCGGCGGTCAGCTCGTTGCTGATGATCTCCGTCACGCGCGCCGGCTTGGCCAGGATGTCCAGCAGATCGGCGATCTGCGCCATCACGTCCTTGTATTCGTTGACGATCTTATCCTGTTCCAGGCCGGTCAGGCGCTGCAGGCGCATCTGCAGGATTTCCTGCGCCTGGTCGTCGGACAGCTTGTACATGCCATCGGCCTGGATACCGTAGTGCTTCGGCAGGTGCTCGGGGCGGAACGCGTTGATGTCCACCTCGCCGCCGTCGCCGGTGCGGGCCAGCATTTCGCGCACGAGGGACGAATCCCAGGCGCGCGCCATCAGTTCCGTCTTCGCCACCGGCGGCGTGGGCGCGGCCTTGATGATGGCGATGAAGTCGTCGATATTGGCCAGTGCCACGGCCAGGCCTTCCAGCACGTGGCCGCGCTCGCGCGCCTTGCGCAGCTCGAACACGGTGCGGCGCGTGACCACTTCGCGGCGGTGCGACAGGAACACCGACAGCAGGTCCTTCAGGTTCATCAGCTTGGGCTGGTTGTCCACCAGCGCCACCATGTTCATGCCGAACGTGTCCTGCAACTGGGTCTGCTTGTACAGGTTGTTCAGCACCACTTCCGGCACTTCGCCCCGCTTCAGCTCGATCACCACGCGCATGCCCGACTTGTCGGATTCGTCGCGGATGTCGGAAATGCCTTCGAGCTTCTTGTCGCGCACGTTCTCGGCGATACGCTCGAGCAGCGACTTCTTGTTCACCTGGTAGGGCAGCTCGTCGACGATGATCGCGATGCGGCCGCCGTCCTTGCCATATTCCTCGAAGTGGGTCTTGGCGCGCATGACCACGCGGCCACGGCCCGTGCGGTAGCCGTCGC is part of the Pseudoduganella lutea genome and encodes:
- the pheA gene encoding prephenate dehydratase, with product MTDKLKPLRDQIDAIDAQILSLLNQRAKVAQEVGHVKAETNAPVFRPEREAQVLRGVAERNPGPMGDTEAQTIFREIMSACRALEKRVTVAYLGPAGTFSEQAVYQQFGHAVEGMPCASIDEVFRATEAGTAEFGVVPVENSSEGAINRTLDLLLQTPLIISGEVAIAVHHSLMSKTGTMDGVTAICAHSQALAQCQVWLNEHFPHVERRAVASNAEAARLASLDPTVAAIASEIAGTQYNLGVVNSHIQDDPHNRTRFVIVGHLQPGPSGSDRTSLVLAVPNKAGAVYQLLAPLAKHGVSMTRFESRPARVGTWEYYFYVDIEGHVQNPAVTQALAELKSNAAFFKVLGSYPTSLN
- the serC gene encoding 3-phosphoserine/phosphohydroxythreonine transaminase, whose translation is MSTIYNFSAGPAVLPKEVLQQAADEMLDWHGSGMSVMEMSHRGPEFISIYRAAEQDLRDLLAVPDNYRILFMQGGGLSQNAVIPMNLVGRKADPVIDFVHTGSWSGKSIKEAARYAKVNVAASAEASGYTTVPPQAEWQLTPDAAYLHLCTNETIDGVEIDFAPTVPAGVPIVADMSSHILSRQVDVSKYGLIFGGAQKNIGPAGVTVVIVRDDLIGHALPLCPSAFDFRNVAVNESMYNTPPTYGIYIAGLVFQWLKKNGGVAAMEQRNIEKARLLYAALDADDFYQNRVAPPYRSRMNVPFYLRDESQYEAFLAGAKARGLLQLKGHKSVGGLRASIYNAMPIEGVQALVDYLNEFAKR
- a CDS encoding DUF2059 domain-containing protein, which produces MKKIAAALLMSFAAVTAVSSAPALAQTAAAQPAATTAAAAVDPAAAAAVRELLAAMDYKSVMIESFKQMTASLPSAIKAGAEGAVRADPNLSDEQRAKKMAEVEQSVPKIAAAISRTYSDPTLVDEMLEAMVPIYARHYTADEMRQLAAFYKTPVGAKTLRLMPQLMNEGMQVGQQIIMPRMQKLMQELKQEQGQGK
- the gyrA gene encoding DNA gyrase subunit A → MDQFAKETIPISLEEEMRKSYLDYAMSVIVGRALPDARDGLKPVHRRVLFSMHESNYHYNRPYVKCARVVGDTMGKYHPHGDASIYDTLVRMAQDFSLRYTLVDGQGNFGSIDGDAAAAMRYTECRLDKIAGELLADIDKETVDFQPNYDGKEKEPTVLPTRVPNLLINGSSGIAVGMATNIPPHNLGEVISGALHVLANPDCTVDELIELIPAPDFPTGGTIYGVSGVRDGYRTGRGRVVMRAKTHFEEYGKDGGRIAIIVDELPYQVNKKSLLERIAENVRDKKLEGISDIRDESDKSGMRVVIELKRGEVPEVVLNNLYKQTQLQDTFGMNMVALVDNQPKLMNLKDLLSVFLSHRREVVTRRTVFELRKARERGHVLEGLAVALANIDDFIAIIKAAPTPPVAKTELMARAWDSSLVREMLARTGDGGEVDINAFRPEHLPKHYGIQADGMYKLSDDQAQEILQMRLQRLTGLEQDKIVNEYKDVMAQIADLLDILAKPARVTEIISNELTAAVTEYGAKDVRRSTIEHNATDLGTEDLITPQDMVVTLSHLGYMKAQPISEYRAQKRGGRGKQAMATKDEDWIDQLFIANTHDYILCFSNRGRMYWLKVWEVPQGSRNSRGRPIVNMFPLQDNEKITVVLPLSGENRTFPEDHYVFMSTSLGTVKKTPLRDFSNPRKAGIIAVDLDEGDFLIGAALTDGKHDVMLFSDAGKAVRFDENDVRPMGRTARGVRGMNLDEGQNVIALLVAENEQQTVLTATENGFGKRTPITEYTRHGRGTKGMIAIQTSERNGKVVAATLVEPSDEIMLITTGGVLIRTRVSEIREMGRATQGVTLIAVEDGTHLSGLQRIVEADADEVDLVDPLADTTAGTVAVADPAPESDDNAPDNAPEDDSPAE